In the genome of Neovison vison isolate M4711 chromosome 3, ASM_NN_V1, whole genome shotgun sequence, one region contains:
- the CCL20 gene encoding C-C motif chemokine 20 isoform X2 produces MMCSSKNLLLAALMSVLLLHLCSKSEASNFDCCLRYTEHILHPKYIVGFTQQLANEACDINAVVFYTKKKLAVCADPKKNWVKKAVQILSHRVKKM; encoded by the exons ATGATGTGCAGTAGCAAGAATTTGCTCCTGGCTGCTTTGATGTCAGTGCTGCTACTCCACCTCTGCAGCAAGTCAGAAG caAGCAACTTTGATTGCTGTCTTCGATATACAGAACATATCCTTCATCCAAAATATATTGTGGGCTTCACACAGCAATTGGCCAATGAAGCTTGTGACATCAATGCTGTCGT cttttacacaaagaaaaaattggCTGTGTGTGCAGATCCAAAGAAGAACTGGGTGAAAAAGGCTGTGCAAATCCTCAG CCACAGAGTCAAGAAGATGTAA
- the CCL20 gene encoding C-C motif chemokine 20 isoform X1, producing the protein MMCSSKNLLLAALMSVLLLHLCSKSEAASNFDCCLRYTEHILHPKYIVGFTQQLANEACDINAVVFYTKKKLAVCADPKKNWVKKAVQILSHRVKKM; encoded by the exons ATGATGTGCAGTAGCAAGAATTTGCTCCTGGCTGCTTTGATGTCAGTGCTGCTACTCCACCTCTGCAGCAAGTCAGAAG cagcaAGCAACTTTGATTGCTGTCTTCGATATACAGAACATATCCTTCATCCAAAATATATTGTGGGCTTCACACAGCAATTGGCCAATGAAGCTTGTGACATCAATGCTGTCGT cttttacacaaagaaaaaattggCTGTGTGTGCAGATCCAAAGAAGAACTGGGTGAAAAAGGCTGTGCAAATCCTCAG CCACAGAGTCAAGAAGATGTAA